One part of the Bacteroidota bacterium genome encodes these proteins:
- the nuoK gene encoding NADH-quinone oxidoreductase subunit NuoK, producing MENTIQAVPQNWYLLLSTFMFCIGVMGVLLRRNAIIILMCIELMLNSVNLLLVSYSSYAGNADGQVFVFFIMVVAAAEVAVGLALLVSIYRNIASTDIDMLSRMKW from the coding sequence ATGGAAAACACAATACAAGCGGTTCCTCAAAATTGGTATTTATTACTAAGTACTTTTATGTTTTGCATTGGTGTAATGGGCGTATTACTTCGCAGAAATGCCATTATTATATTAATGTGCATAGAGTTAATGCTTAACTCAGTAAACCTTTTATTGGTAAGCTACAGCAGTTATGCCGGCAATGCTGACGGACAGGTATTTGTATTCTTTATTATGGTGGTAGCTGCCGCAGAAGTGGCCGTAGGATTGGCATTGCTTGTTAGTATTTACCGCAATATAGCTTCTACCGATATTGATATGTTAAGTAGAATGAAGTGGTAA